One genomic window of Mus caroli chromosome 12, CAROLI_EIJ_v1.1, whole genome shotgun sequence includes the following:
- the Coch gene encoding cochlin has translation MPSSWIPALCLGAWLLLLLPRLVRAEGAVPIPVTCFTRGLDIRKEKADVLCPGGCSLEEFSVFGNIVYASVSSICGAAVHRGVIGTSGGPVRVYSLPGRENYSSVDANGIQSQMLSRWSASFAVTKGKSSTQEATGRAVSTAHPPSGKRLKKTPEKKTGNKDCKADIAFLIDGSFNIGQRRFNLQKNFVGKVALMLGIGTEGPHVGLVQASEHPKIEFYLKNFTSAKDVLFAIKEVGFRGGNSNTGKALKHTAQKFFTADTGVRKGIPKVVVVFIDGWPSDDIEEAGIVAREFGVNVFIVSVAKPIPEELGMVQDVAFVDKAVCRNNGFFSYHMPNWFGTTKYVKPLVQKLCTHEQMMCSKTCYNSVNIAFLIDGSSSVGDSNFRLMLEFVSNIAKTFEISDIGAKIAAVQFTYDQRTEFSFTDYNTKENVLAVLANIRYMSGGTATGDAIAFTVRNVFGPIRDSPNKNFLVIVTDGQSYDDVRGPAAAAHDAGITIFSVGVAWAPLDDLKDMASKPKESHAFFTREFTGLEPIVSDVIRGICRDFLESQQ, from the exons TTCCCATCCCTGTCACCTGCTTTACCAGAGGCCTGGATATCCgaaaagagaaagcagatgtTCTCTGCCCGGGAGGCTGCTCTCTTGAGGAATTCTCTGTGTTTGGGAACATAGTGTATGCGTCAGTATCCAGCATCTGCGGCGCTGCTGTCCACAG GGGAGTGATTGGCACCTCAGGGGGACCTGTGCGTGTCTACAGCCTTCCTGGTCGAGAGAACTACTCCTCGGTAGATGCCAACGGCATCCAGTCTCAGATGCTTTCCCGATGGTCTGCGTCCTTCGCTGTGACCA AAGGCAAAAGCAGTACCCAGGAAGCCACAGGACGGGCAGTGTCCACAGCCCACCCACCTTCAG GTAAAAGACTAAAGAAGACACCAGAGAAGAAGACTGGCAACAAAG ACTGTAAGGCAGACATTGCATTTCTCATTGATGGAAGCTTCAATATTGGGCAGCGCCGATTTAATTTGCAGAAGAATTTTGTTGGGAAAGTGGCACTAATGTTGGGAATTGGAACAGAAGGACCACACGTGGGTCTCGTTCAAGCCAG tgaACACCCCAAAATAGAATTTTACTTGAAAAACTTTACTTCAGCCAAAGATGTCTTGTTTGCCATAAAAGAAGTAGGTTTCCGAGGGGGTAACTCCAACACAG GAAAAGCCTTGAAGCACACTGCTCAGAAGTTCTTTACAGCAGACACAGGTGTGAGAAAAGGAATACCCAAAGTGGTGGTAGTGTTTATTGATGGTTGGCCTTCTGATGACATCGAGGAAGCAGGCATTGTGGCCAGAGAGTTTGGTGTCAATGTCTTTATAGTTTCTGTGGCCAAGCCCATTCCTGAAGAACTGGGGATGGTTCAAGATGTTGCATTTGTTGACAAG GCTGTGTGTCGGAATAATGGCTTCTTCTCCTATCACATGCCCAACTGGTTTGGCACTACGAAATATGTAAAGCCTCTGGTGCAGAAGCTCTGTACGCACGAACAGATGATGTGCAGCAAAACCTGCTACAACTCAGTGAACATTGCCTTTCTGATTGACGGCTCCAGCAGTGTTGGAGATAGCAATTTCCGCCTCATGCTAGAATTTGTTTCTAACATAGCGAAGACATTTGAAATCTCGGACATTGGAGCCAAGATAGCTGCTGTACAGTTCACTTATGACCAGCGCACTGAGTTCAGTTTCACTGACTATAACACCAAAGAGAACGTCCTAGCTGTCCTAGCGAACATCCGCTACATGAGTGGTGGCACAGCTACTGGTGATGCCATCGCCTTTACTGTTAGAAATGTATTTGGTCCCATAAGGGACAGCCCCAACAAAAACTTCCTGGTTATTGTCACAGATGGGCAGTCCTATGATGATGTCCGAGGCCCTGCTGCAGCTGCCCATGATGCAG GTATCACCATCTTCTCTGTTGGTGTGGCTTGGGCACCTCTGGATGACCTGAAGGATATGGCCTCTAAACCCAAAGAGTCGCACGCTTTCTTTACCAGAGAGTTCACAGGATTAGAACCAATTGTCTCTGATGTCATTAGAGGAATTTGTAGAGATTTCTTAGAATCCCAGCAATAA